A region of Salvelinus sp. IW2-2015 unplaced genomic scaffold, ASM291031v2 Un_scaffold3382, whole genome shotgun sequence DNA encodes the following proteins:
- the LOC112075772 gene encoding transcription factor Jun-like: MTAKMDTPFYHDESVGVPHNFGQHHADYQRYQGHKMMIKKVAHNFSGGSHSSSGLKLLQNQPGSNCNINPNHLGGINSNTNSSLMPGGLSDMNLLKLASPDLEHLIIQSNQGLVTTSPVPNPNGGNPFMYRNNATNEQEGFADGFVKALADLHKQNQLVGAPMSPSSSMQGPYQRNIMSAGDLPIYTNLSSYNPNHPNHVSSSYPGGQMPDGYPCHGPHRPGGQGPHHPHNRGLDAPQTVPEXXHPXGDXTSSPPSLSPIDLETQERIKAERKKLRNRIAASKCRKRKLERISRLEEKVKVLKTQNCDLTSTASVLREQVAQLKQKVMNHVTNGCQIAVSSVTLQANSTGERDSTSC, encoded by the coding sequence ATGACGGCTAAAATGGATACCCCTTTCTACCATGACGAGTCCGTAGGTGTCCCTCACAACTTCGGACAGCACCATGCAGATTACCAACGTTACCAGGGCCATAAGATGATGATTAAGAAGGTGGCGCATAACTTCTCAGGCGGTTCCCACAGCAGCTCTGGCCTGAAACTGTTACAAAACCAGCCGGGGAGCAACTGCAATATCAATCCTAATCATCTGGGAGGGATTAACAGCAACACAAACAGCTCGTTAATGCCCGGCGGCTTGTCAGATATGAATCTTCTGAAGCTGGCCTCCCCTGACCTCGAGCACCTCATCATCCAGTCTAACCAGGGCTTGGTGACGACGTCTCCTGTCCCCAACCCTAACGGAGGTAACCCCTTCATGTACCGGAACAACGCCACTAACGAACAGGAGGGTTTTGCCGATGGGTTCGTCAAAGCCCTGGCGGATCTCCATAAACAGAACCAGCTGGTCGGAGCTCCcatgtccccctcctcctctatgcAAGGCCCCTACCAGAGGAACATCATGTCTGCAGGAGACCTGCCCATCTATACAAACCTCAGCAGCTACAACCCCAACCACCCCAACCATGTATCATCATCCTACCCAGGGGGCCAGATGCCCGACGGCTACCCATGCCACGGCCCCCACAGACCCGGAGGCCAGGGACCCCACCATCCCCACAACAGGGGTYTGGAYGCCCCTCAGACTGTCCCAGAGRTMCSYCACCCTYCCGGGGACMccacctcctcccctccctccctctctcccatcgacCTGGAGACCCAGGAGAGGATCAAGGCCGAGAGGAAGAAACTACGTAACCGGATCGCGGCGTCTAAATGTCGTAAAAGGAAGCTGGAGCGGATCTCCCGGCTAGAGGARAAGGTGAAGGTTCTGAAGACCCAGAACTGTGACCTGACCTCCACCGCCTCGGTCCTGAGGGAACAGGTGGCCCAGCTCAAACAGAAAGTCATGAATCACGTCACCAACGGCTGCCAAATCGCAGTCAGTTCAGTCACCCTGCAGGCCAACAGCACCGGAGAGAGGGACAGCACCAGCTGCTGA